Proteins from one Oryza sativa Japonica Group chromosome 12, ASM3414082v1 genomic window:
- the LOC136354536 gene encoding uncharacterized protein — translation MANYLPVALADSARSWLHGLPRGTIGSWAELRDHFIANFQGTFERPGTQFDLYNVVQKSRGSLQDYIRRFSEQRNKISDITDDVIIAAFTKGIRHEDLVASKQSGTTWKPKKDTPTAGGSGSNNRKDRKRKPEELVATTSPSSRQRPRVNTFDKIMNSQCPHHPNSNHVAKDCFVYKQFAEQYVKNARKPSDGEQGTSKKKDDEDDASTGFQDHRKELNHIFGGPLAYESKRKQKLTEREINAVQPNTPQYLRWSEIAIKFDRSDHPDRVVHPGRYPLVLYLVVRNVKLRRTLIDGGSALNILFAKTLDDMQIPRTELKPSNAPFHGVIPGLSATPLG, via the exons atggcaaactatCTGCCTGTGGCtctagcggattccgcccgatcctggctccacggactaccccgtggcacaatcggatcatgggcagaacttcgtgatcacttcatcgccaacttccagggcacctttgaacgccccggcacacagtttgatctctacaacgtcgtTCAGAAGTCTAGAGGATCCCTTCAAGATTACATCCGGCGCTTCTccgagcaacgcaacaagatctccgacatcaccgacgacgtcatcattgcTGCCTTTACtaaaggcattcgccacgaggacctagtcg cgtccaagcagtcgggcaccacttggaagccaaagaaggaCACGCCGACCGcaggagggagtggaagtaacaaccgcaaggatcgcaagcgtaagcccgaagaacttgtggcaacaacctctccatcttcccgaCAACGTCCCCGCGTCAACACAttcgacaagataatgaactcccaatgtccgcatcatcctaactccaaccacgtggccaaagactgcttcgtctacaaacaatTTGCGGAGCAATACGTCAAGAATGCACGTAAGCCTTCAGACGGAGAGcaaggcacatcaaagaagaaagacgatgaagacgatgcctcgactggttttcaagatcatcgcaaagaactcaatcacatcttcggcggacctctggcttatgaatctaagagaaagcagaagctaacagaacgggagatcaatgcggttCAGCCCAACACGCCCCAATACCTTCGGTGGTCAGAAAtagcaatcaagtttgaccgctcggatcatcccgaccgagtggtccacccggggcggtaccccctagTACTATACCTagtggttcgcaatgtcaagctccGAAGAACTCTCattgatggtggcagtgcactcaacatccttttcgctaagaccctggacgatatgcagattcctcgcacggaattaaagccgagCAATGCACCCTTCCACGGTGTTATCCCTGGATTATCAGCTACACCACTCGGCTAG